One stretch of Armigeres subalbatus isolate Guangzhou_Male chromosome 2, GZ_Asu_2, whole genome shotgun sequence DNA includes these proteins:
- the LOC134209806 gene encoding uncharacterized protein LOC134209806, giving the protein MPLKAMEISTADSMDPRRKAIDRRDLSKDKLLRIREGIKESGKSIHWLNLQLENLRRCYEELEKSFLEICDVVPRDQREEFKVDNIQSEEIYDQLYVSIQSQIAEWKAKEESSKLNAMAPAFNPPHQPVVDNSIPHLHDPLPTFDGNLENWYSFKCMFQTIMSRYPNESPATKLYHLKNALVGNAAGKVDQDIINNNDYSAAWKMLQDEYEDEQFIIDTHIDALLSLPKMTTESGEELRKLIDTCTKHVDALKNRELPVDGLAEMILVNVIAKRLDKDTRKLWESQLSQEELPTYTEMIDYLRERVRILQKMTGYAERRGVSTTKQRSKLGQKTMQARNFVQTKELCHCCNGDHLIYKCSQFKELSAGNRYAKVKQADLCFNCLRRGHRTVDCNSDKSCKSCKRKHHSLLHEEKPSTSKKSDSQQVAAHEEHQEVAVHAGFVNYATSLMVRQQVLLSTAEVIVSGSGNMTVPCRALLDSGSDSNLISETLARQLNLVMDNINLPISGLNNAETRVKYKLRTKISSRVNSFNAILDFLVVPKITTNLPMMKVDIRSWCIPPNAPLADPSFHEPQEIQMIIGA; this is encoded by the exons ATGCCGCTCAAGGCCATGGAGATATCGACAGCAGACTCCATGGACCCTCGACGGAAG GCGATTGACCGACGAGATTTGTCTAAGGACAAGTTGTTGCGGATTAGAGAAGGCATAAAGGAATCAGGAAAGAGTATACACTGGCTTAACCTGCAGCTTGAAAATCTTCGACGCTGCTACGAGGAACTGGAAAAGTCATTCTTGGAGATTTGTGATGTTGTACCTCGAGACCAGCGAGAAGAATTCAAGGTTGACAATATCCAATCAGAAGAAATATACGACCAGTTGTATGTGAGCATCCAGTCGCAGATAGCAGAATGGAAAGCGAAAGAGGAAAGCAGCAAATTGAATGCAATGGCACCCGCGTTCAATCCGCCCCACCAACCGGTGGTAGATAACTCGATACCCCACCTCCATGACCCATTACCAACGTTCGATGGCAATCTGGAAAATTGGTACTCCTTTAAGTGCATGTTCCAGACCATCATGAGCAGGTATCCGAACGAGTCTCCGGCTACCAAGCTGTATCATCTGAAGAACGCTTTAGTCGGCAATGCTGCTGGTAAGGTTGATCAAGACATCATCAATAATAACGACTATTCGGCTGCTTGGAAAATGCTTCAGGATGAGTACGAGGACGAACAGTTCATAATCGATACGCACATCGACGCCTTGTTGAGCCTACCTAAAATGACGACAGAAAGTGGTGAAGAATTGCGAAAGCTTATTGACACCTGTACCAAACATGTCGATGCGCTCAAGAATCGCGAGTTACCCGTGGACGGATTAGCTGAAATGATCCTAGTTAATGTGATCGCAAAACGGTTGGACAAGGATACGCGGAAGCTGTGGGAGTCCCAGCTGTCCCAAGAAGAACTGCCGACGTACACCGAGATGATCGACTACCTACGAGAACGTGTCCGTATTTTGCAGAAGATGACCGGGTATGCTGAACGACGAGGAGTGAGTACCACGAAGCAAAGAAGCAAACTTGGACAGAAGACAATGCAAGCGAGAAATTTTGTGCAGACAAAGGAACTGTGCCACTGTTGTAATGGTGACCATCTCATCTACAAGTGCAGTCAATTCAAGGAGCTGAGTGCCGGTAATCGATACGCCAAGGTGAAGCAAGCCGATCTATGCTTCAATTGCTTGCGTCGTGGCCATCGTACCGTTGACTGCAATTCGGATAAGTCGTGTAAGAGCTGCAAGCGTAAGCATCATAGTCTTCTCCATGAAGAAAAGCCAAGCACGAGTAAGAAGTCAGATAGTCAACAAGTAGCGGCACATGAAGAACACCAAGAAGTCGCTGTGCATGCTGGATTTGTGAATTATGCAACGTCGCTGATGGTAAGGCAACAGGTTCTCCTCTCCACTGCAGAAGTGATTGTATCTGGATCTGGAAACATGACGGTCCCGTGCCGTGCGCTTTTGGACTCGGGGTCAGATTCGAATTTGATCTCTGAAACGCTAGCCAGACAATTGAACCTGGTAATGGACAACATCAACCTACCGATCAGCGGACTCAATAACGCTGAAACCCGAGTTAAGTATAAACTACGCACAAAGATCAGTTCTCGCGTTAATTCGTTTAACGCCATTCTAGACTTCCTGGTGGTTCCCAAAATAACTACCAATCTTCCTATGATGAAAGTGGACATCCGTTCATGGTGCATTCCTCCTAACGCACCACTTGCGGATCCGTCGTTCCACGAACCTCAAGAGATCCAGATGATCATCGGTGCATAA
- the LOC134209807 gene encoding uncharacterized protein LOC134209807: MATVQKPSINLTRLSSFQRLQRAWTYVIRFIKNARTKQRDTSALTARELDGAIHAIIKLVQKQAFDDLYHALENNVNKRNKYSGLAPFIDTEGVIRVGGWLKYSSIPYDGMHQILLPEKHHVTAILLRQLHEDNFHVGQRGLLSIVRERYWPVNAMMLIKGIISKCHVCYRHNSQPVSQYMGDLPNYRITPAPVFSNTGVDYAGPIYLKEAGRKTVVYKAYICVFICMATKTLHLEVVSNLTAGNVIAALQRFISRRGIVSNMFSENGTTFVGANHELADLRRLFEDQAHQRKLHDFCASKGIQWHFIPPRSPHFGGIWEAGVKSAKHHLKRVVGETKLTFEEMSTFLTQCD; encoded by the coding sequence ATGGCTACTGTGCAGAAACCATCGATTAATCTGACTAGATTAAGCAGCTTTCAGCGGTTACAGCGAGCGTGGACGTATGTGATAAGATTCATCAAAAACGCCCGCACTAAGCAACGAGATACTTCGGCGCTCACGGCGCGAGAATTGGATGGTGCTATCCATGCCATAATAAAATTAGTGCAAAAACAAGCATTCGACGATTTGTATCATGCCCTGGAGAACAACGTGAATAAGCGCAACAAATATAGTGGATTAGCTCCATTCATCGATACAGAAGGTGTAATTAGAGTTGGTGGATGGCTAAAATACTCATCGATTCCATATGACGGAATGCATCAGATCCTGTTACCTGAGAAGCACCATGTGACTGCTATTCTTCTACGACAACTTCATGAGGATAATTTCCACGTTGGGCAGCGAGGACTACTGTCAATTGTTCGTGAACGATATTGGCCTGTGAACGCGATGATGCTTATCAAGGGAATCATATCCAAATGCCATGTGTGTTATCGCCACAATTCTCAACCGGTGAGTCAATACATGGGAGATTTGCCTAACTATCGAATCACTCCAGCACCAGTATTTTCGAACACGGGAGTCGACTATGCAGGTCCAATTTACCtcaaggaagcaggaagaaaaacCGTAGTGTATAAGGCGTACATATGTGTTTTTATTTGTATGGCCACCAAGACACTCCATCTGGAAGTGGTGTCAAATCTAACAGCTGGAAATGTTATCGCTGCTCTACAGCGGTTCATTAGCCGACGAGGAATTGTTTCCAACATGTTCTCCGAAAATGGTACTACGTTCGTTGGCGCAAATCATGAGTTGGCAGACCTACGTCGACTCTTCGAAGACCAGGCACACCAGAGGAAGTTGCATGATTTCTGTGCCTCGAAGGGAATCCAATGGCACTTCATCCCACCACGCAGCCCCCACTTTGGCGGTATCTGGGAGGCTGGAGTTAAATCTGCGAAGCACCATTTGAAGCGAGTTGTTGGTGAAACCAAATTGACTTTCGAGGAGATGTCAACATTCTTGACGCAATGTGATTAA